ACCCGTTTGTGCGTTGATCCCTCAGACAGCTGTCTACTTCTTCAAACCCTGCACGAGGGGAAAACAGTCTGCCTCTCCAAGACCTCGAATCTGTGACGCCTGACATCATTAAAGTTGGATCTTCCTGTCTGTAATTTTCAGTCATGGCAGTCAGTCGTCAGCCGGGCTTGTAAAAAAGCTGGCGGTAGAGCTGGGTCACCCAGTGTGCATGTGGGGGGACTCCATTTCCCTAGGGCTTTAGTATTACTTGTCCCCAAAATTTAAAATCCTCTGGTAATCTATTAAGAGTAACAGAGAGGTGTGGTTGTCTCAAGGTGACCTGAGTTAAAGGAATAATACTTATAGTCATATTCCTAGACCTCTTTCTACCTTAAAAAGCATTTGTTACCCGTAGGACAAGGTCATATTAAAGAGTTTTTGGATTTCAGAGAAATTATGCCCTGTGTCTGTAATGTTAAATGCGGACGTCTGCAGATATGATATCTGAGATATTGTACCACACATTATGAATAAAATTCTATGTCTTCTTAGGCATGCTTGGACACATTTATCTATATTTGATATTCAGCTATACTGAGAAAGCCTTTACAGGAGAACACATTAATGATTCATTCCGGTAATGGGCAGTGACCTGACGGAAGGGGAGATTTAATTAGTAATCACAAGtgtctcctgttttttttttttcctcgtcaAGTCAACTTTTTCATCCCTTTGATGCAAACATCAGAAGCAGGGAGTCATAGACAGCATAGGCAGCAATCTCACTGGTACCTACCGGTAATTACCCACATTGCCTAAATTAAAGACATGTACTGTGCTGTATCCTTATTTATATATTACCTGTCAGTTAAGCAAGTGCTGGAAAAGTGATATGCCAAAGCCATGCAGTCTGAGCTATACACTCGCATTGCATCCCTGAGCAAGGTAATACAGTATCCTTCATATCTTACACCTGTTTTGGGTTCAGCAAAATAAAGTAATTAGAGGCCGAGACATCTGTATATTCTAACCCACTTTAAGAGATGTAAGGGTCAATTAAATGTTAGCCAGAGACACCAAAGTTTCAGATAAGAAGAAAGGCTATCGGCTAGCAGGTGATGCTGGCTTATTATTGCCTCTTTTTGTTTGATAAAAATTATACTGTGTTCCTGTTCCCCATTGCTGTGTCCTATCAACACAGTTTTTAATTATGTGATCTGAGATTTAATATCTCATTTACGGCTTACATAGGCACTCTGCCATCATCCAGGTCAAAAGGACAAAGTGACTCACAGATGCACTCTTACTTAAGTAAACACGTTGATTTGTGTTTTAGTACCATAGTCTTCAGCTATGGCTCATTGCCATTATggacatttctttcacagttcaTAAGTGAAGGTGTTTTGAGAATATACCATAATGATGTGactgttttcagtatttttagcaaactccagcacCACATCAGCTGCTGACACTGTGCTCTCACTGCTCTTGCACTGTCCACCCATAATGATTTGAAGACATGAGgaaaaattttaataaatgttttgaacaATTAGCCATTAACCATTAACTCCTGTCTGTTTGACGCTTCACCTCTGTTCTGTGATCAGATGGTGGCTTTCTATGATTTTGTACATTGAAGCCTGCACCAACAGAAACACTATATGTGAAGCACCTTTTCTTCTGTCTGTAAAATACAGAAACTTCACTCTTTCTTGTGTTAATTTTGCAGTCATCACTTACCTGGgtaattttttattcaaagtcCCTGTGGCACATGACTTCTAGGCCACTGCGTAACTCCATTCAAGTTTCTGATCAATCACATTTGCCTTGTTTGCACTGCAGTGACCAGGGCAGTCACATGCCCTGTGTCTGCAGAGCTCCGGTAAGATATCTGAGAAGATCGCTGAGGAGGTTTCGGTGAGGAAATGGGGCTGTCTGCCATGAGAGGAAACACAGCAGTGCTTCTGCCTGCCGCTGTCAGCAACGTTGAAGGACATGTAACTCAACACCGTCACAGAGTTGATCTCCAGAGCTTTGTATCCGATGTAGCTGCTGCGGTTGCACGTTCGGGGAAGTAATCCCAGAGCCCAGGTTTTTTTTCGTCCAAGTATAATTTAAATTGGTTTAAGGGATTTTAGCGGGCTAAGGCAGACCTGATGTGTAAATACATTACAGCGCATGTATGGTCTTTATTCATTAAGGTTCCTGGGGATACCAGTGGCTTCTGTTTCACAGGATATTGCATGGTCATGCTAAAATTAAGCAATcttattttaatgtcttttttttatgtattttatgtatatatcctttagGGTGTTTACTATTTGCAATAATACTCCTTGTCACAAAGATTTCACTGATTAAAGGAGACCCCAACCTTTTGAGGCAGTCTGTATACATTCAGACCACTGTGTTCTGTGGAtcttatgtttttattgtacCAACTGCAGAATGGGCGATCCGTTATTGAATACTAGTTTTGCTGAATAATTGTGAATGGATACCAGAAATGTGTTCTGGGTTACTCTTGCTTCCCCTTAAGGGAGGTAGATCAAATAGCTTTGTCCTGCCTAGGAATCCAAAAGATGCCCATTCCCACCCCCCGTCTCCTAAGAATTGTCTTGGTTACTGTATGTCTAGCAGGTGGTTTTGAGTTTCCTTTGCACCATTGTGCTGTTTGAGATTCCTACCACAGATGTTTTGGGTCTGTCTGCCGTTGATGGTATTGACAAAGGCTGGGGGGACCTTCTCCATCACTGGCTGAGCCACCTCTATGGGAAAAAGACAATCACAAACTGTATATCCTGGGCTTTGAAATGCCTACCcccttgtctttgtctttcatGACAGTTTGAAGTAAAGACCTAAACTGCGGAGTTTCTGATTACCTAAAAGGAGGAGCGAATGCTATGGAACTTTTACAAATCCATTTGTAGAGAATGAAACTTGGTTAAATATTGACAGAGACGAAACGAAGATCAAATTATCGTTGTTTTTATTTGGGGCTTTGAAACTGGATTTTCAAACTGAACATAACCACAATAGTGTGGGTAAAAGGTTCTTAAACACACTCAAAACCACACAAATAAATAGACAGTGTCTGTTCTTTCTTCCAGccactgtgtgttttcattctgctgttACAGTGTACTCCCTCAACTTTTAAATGTGTTAGAATTATATGTTAGTGGGATTTCAGTCAAGTATAGAAGTCCATCCATGTGATGACTTACAATTTGAAGCAAAGGAAAATCCGACTTTGAGGTGGACCTCATGGATCCACGTGCTTACAGAAAAAATTGAAGAGACCTGCGAAGCACTTTCACATATGCTGGGCCATATGGTTACTCCAGGGAATAGGGACTGAAGTTTCAGCAAGCTCATCTGGAGCATGTGGGGAGGGAGTCTCACCTGAGCACTGGCCTTTTCCAGCAGAACGTTCAATAAAACAGCCATATGGTGGACAGCAAAGAGGCTGGGGTACAGGCTAGCATCAAATAAAACTTGGCAAAACTGGGTTAACCACCTGATGGGACAGCGCAAATGTGAGATTGCTGTAATAAAGGCCAGTGATGTGGGAAATCAAAGCTCTGTGCCAGTGGGAAATGCCAGTGTGCAAAGCCGTAGGAATATAACATAAAATGAGGTATAGAAATAAATTTAGTGTTCCCGTTTATCTGTGAATTTTACCAGTCAAATTTCAAATGGTTTACCCTGGCTTCAGTAGaacttgtctctgtctttgatTCCTTGCTCTGTATGTTCCCAACTTTTGTGAACCATGCCATTCATCTACTTTGGTTAAAAAGTCTCATTCATGTCTGATGGCAACCTTCCTTTGGAATAGGCAAccacaaaaaatcaaaagacaACTTTTTACTAGTTTTGTTATTAGTATGATTTAATAAaacacttaaatatttttttttacaatttctttatttcaaataaaaatataggCATTTATATCAAGATtctaaataacaatataaatcaCATTGCTTATAAATTTACAATAACATGGTAGACTCAGGTAGCACTTGCTCTTAGAATAGTTGTGTTGACAGAAATCGCTAGAGATAAGTGCCACTTTCAGTATGGTATTTACAATACAGTAATTTACTGCAACCATTGTGAATCTCAAGTTCCATAAAAGAGAAACAATCAAAGCTACTCtgctattttgaaaaacaaaactggaaggggggaaaaaacagagtaTCCAATGCAAATGCCCTCTTCGGCACTTCAAAATGCTCTTCGGGAAGTCAGACGAGTCCTTTAAACTTTCCGGCGGGCTAAACAACATCCTTTCAGATATCAGCTTCTCCAGGGTGCAAGACTGGAGCTCAGTGTCTTTGGCAGGTGTGAAGGCTTCGGGAAGCCTTGCTGCCATTATCCCCCTTCTGCGTTCGGCAAGAAAGACCATCCCCACAGTCACAGCGCTGGAATATCTCCAAGCCATGGGTGCCTTTCCTCCTGTGCTTGGTGCACACCTGTCCCTCTTTCAGAACAGGCTTGCAGATCTTGGACCAGAAGTGACGGGCACAGCACAGCCCCTCTGAGCAGTCTGTGGACCTCAGGCAGTTGTCGCCCTCCTGACCTGCAAGAGTAAAGTTCCACAATCAGAACCCCCTGAACACAACAGAATCATATCTTTGTTGGAGGTACATACGCTGCTATGCACCTTGGGGATCGGTTTAAGAGAACCCTGTAACGTTACATACCTTTGAGTGATTGTGGTCTTCCTTGGGGTGCACGCTTGGAATGGGCTTCCACTGTAGAGTTATCCTCGTTCACAAATCCCGGAGTGATGGTATCGTCAGCTGCGGTGTGTTGAGCAGTGTCCGGGTCGTTGGGCAGACACACACCTGAAAAAGAGATAAGGGGTTAAATACCGAATACCCGGCACTGTTGGAATATGTTATGTTAATAAAATATAGATCCAGCGACTCAAAAGTGAACAGTTAACACCCAAGCGTTCTTCGAGATTGACAACAGAACGTTTATTAGATTAAAGAATGCAAGTCAAATTAATACAACTTCTTTAGCAGTTGATTTTTCAAAAGTCGCGCTCACCATTGCTGCAGTGGTTGCCAGGGCAGCACATAGCGTCCCGGATACAGCGCTTCCTGCGCTTCTTGCAAGGAAGGCAGGAGTTTCGAGGTCCGTAGCAGAACTCTTCATCACCGCATTCGTCGTCATTCACGCAGGTAGAAGGCTGGatgataaaagaaaataacttgTAAATACAGaatcttgaggaaaaaaaaacacagaggaaatggacTTTGGAATACTGACACAAGTGCTTCATTCtatgatttatattttaaatcGTTACAAATCATTGAAAAGTAAACGTTTTTAGagattttgtaaatgtgtgtatacaATCGCAGGTAATCTTAAATCGTAAGCATAGGGCTCTTGTCATATTTTACCTGTAAAGTGTCAATCGCCACGTTCTGACTACCGCTGTCAAAAGGTATAACGTCTGGGGTCGCGCTGACCGGGAGGCTAGGATTCGCAGCTCCTCCGGGAAGGTTCTTTATGGCGTTGGAGTTGAGCAGAACTGACCCACCACAGGCAGCCTCAAAGTAACCACACACGGTAAAGTAAAAAGCAAGAAACACAGGCACCGAAACCCGCAGCATTGTTGCAAGATGATCTCAACAATATGTCGAGAAGTTCGGACTCCGCTGGCAAGGCTTTAAGCTAGAAGTAGTATTCCTTTGTAAAGTGTGCAGCTTGTGAGGATGATGGAAGTGTACTGCAGCTCCTTGTCTCCTCTGAAGATCCTGCCTGTCTGATGCTCGATTTATAATGTGGAGTTGTTTGCATTCCCGCCCCTAGCTATGTGTAACAAAAGGGTGGATGAAATTTCAAAGAGCTGGAGAGCATGACGCTTCCCACAGCAGCTAACCTATTAAAAGGGAATTCTCATCCTAGGGTTTCACgataatgtttgtgtgtaattatcAATGAGTCTCCTCGAGATGACATCAAACAAACACCGAAAATGTCTCGCTAATACACCCTTTGCCCATACTTAGGATTTAAAGGATATTACCAAACCTGGTAGAGATGTAAGGGGACATCCT
This genomic stretch from Megalops cyprinoides isolate fMegCyp1 chromosome 1, fMegCyp1.pri, whole genome shotgun sequence harbors:
- the dkk1b gene encoding dickkopf-related protein 1b codes for the protein MLRVSVPVFLAFYFTVCGYFEAACGGSVLLNSNAIKNLPGGAANPSLPVSATPDVIPFDSGSQNVAIDTLQPSTCVNDDECGDEEFCYGPRNSCLPCKKRRKRCIRDAMCCPGNHCSNGVCLPNDPDTAQHTAADDTITPGFVNEDNSTVEAHSKRAPQGRPQSLKGQEGDNCLRSTDCSEGLCCARHFWSKICKPVLKEGQVCTKHRRKGTHGLEIFQRCDCGDGLSCRTQKGDNGSKASRSLHTCQRH